One genomic segment of Nerophis lumbriciformis linkage group LG20, RoL_Nlum_v2.1, whole genome shotgun sequence includes these proteins:
- the ssna1 gene encoding microtubule nucleation factor SSNA1, whose amino-acid sequence MTRQAAALQTYNNELVECIEDLCSKREELNQQIKLEEEEKERLQHDIHVLAEKLSRVNESLAQRLATRATFDRTIAETEAAYTKILESSQSLLSVLKHEAQNVSKAMEPRRKEH is encoded by the exons ATGACCCGGCAGGCTGCTGCTCTACAGACTTACAACAATGAACTCGTCGAGT GTATTGAGGACCTGTGCTCCAAACGGGAAGAGTTGAACCAACAAATCAAGCTGGAGGAAGAAGAGAAGGAGCGACTGCAGCATGACATCCACGTTCTCGCTGAGAAGCTGAGCAGGGTCAACGAAAGCCTCGCTCAAAGACTGGCTACACGCGCCACCTTCGACCGCACCATCGCAGAGACCGAGGCTGCCTACACCAAG ATCCTGGAGAGTTCCCAGTCTCTACTCAGTGTCTTGAAGCATGAGGCACAAAACGTCAGTAAAGCCATGGAGCCTCGCAGGAAAGAGCACTAA